The proteins below come from a single Myxococcales bacterium genomic window:
- a CDS encoding TonB-dependent receptor translates to MDYKDLEFRILYDVYNVDDVVNYGWIVPRYSDNFESVGMSAKYDYKLSEAVSITPKIIYAYQEPWKIDLAGEPFKISTQRTTANVTAVGSLGALGLFESIDLLGGVEFYYESAKAGDLPGTDENTYYGGNSTQGHENYSAFLQTEFNTEWADLTVGGRYHYHSKIGGKFVPRLALTRVWEKFHLKGLFSQAFRTPQIEIITYGGVDGNGDPTIKSETTTSVEVEAGYRVSEHMSVVVNAFYIDITDILVYTSLTNSYSNFDSVANYGFEAEMRFADTWGSFTLGYSYYRNYRNDVPAFCTSGGVNGDPDYADCGTTKGLLLGFPAHKLTYNGTYLLTDRLSINVNGALISKRITYEIGMATRTALNPQLYTNVYLQYRGDHINLGIGVRDLYNNEYEYVQPFDSGIRELPGRGPRGFRKGLVRIQQHPLHGQLRAALAAEGAGERSRLTFTRTTT, encoded by the coding sequence GTGGACTACAAGGATCTCGAATTCAGGATCTTGTATGACGTTTACAACGTCGATGACGTCGTGAATTACGGTTGGATCGTGCCCCGCTATAGCGACAACTTTGAGTCCGTCGGGATGTCGGCGAAATACGATTACAAGCTTTCGGAGGCGGTGAGCATTACTCCAAAAATCATCTACGCCTATCAGGAGCCGTGGAAAATCGACCTGGCGGGAGAGCCCTTCAAAATTTCGACGCAACGCACTACTGCAAACGTAACGGCTGTAGGCAGCCTGGGCGCGCTTGGCCTGTTTGAATCGATCGACCTGTTGGGCGGAGTCGAGTTCTACTATGAGAGCGCAAAGGCGGGAGACTTGCCTGGTACAGACGAGAACACTTACTACGGTGGAAATAGCACCCAGGGCCACGAGAACTACTCGGCCTTCCTGCAGACCGAGTTCAATACCGAATGGGCCGATCTGACCGTAGGGGGTCGATATCACTATCACAGCAAGATCGGCGGAAAGTTCGTTCCTCGTTTGGCTCTCACAAGGGTTTGGGAAAAGTTTCACCTAAAGGGGCTCTTCAGCCAGGCTTTCCGCACGCCGCAGATCGAGATCATCACGTATGGTGGCGTCGATGGGAATGGAGACCCGACGATCAAATCAGAGACGACGACCTCAGTTGAAGTGGAAGCTGGCTACCGCGTCTCGGAGCACATGTCTGTCGTAGTCAACGCATTTTATATCGATATTACAGACATCTTGGTTTATACGTCCCTTACCAATTCCTATTCGAACTTCGACTCTGTAGCCAACTACGGTTTCGAGGCAGAAATGCGCTTCGCAGATACCTGGGGAAGCTTCACGCTCGGATATTCATATTACCGCAACTATAGAAACGACGTCCCTGCCTTCTGCACATCTGGGGGCGTAAACGGGGATCCGGACTATGCAGACTGCGGCACAACCAAGGGGCTGTTGCTCGGTTTTCCCGCACACAAGTTGACATACAACGGTACGTACCTGCTCACCGATCGCCTGAGTATCAACGTGAACGGTGCATTGATCAGCAAGCGCATCACCTATGAAATCGGCATGGCGACGCGCACCGCGCTCAACCCGCAGCTCTATACGAACGTGTACCTGCAATATCGGGGCGATCACATCAACCTCGGAATTGGCGTCAGAGATCTCTACAACAACGAGTACGAATACGTTCAGCCCTTTGACAGCGGGATCCGCGAACTCCCCGGAAGGGGGCCGCGAGGTTTTCGTAAAGGCCTCGTACGCATTCAACAGCATCCCCTTCATGGGCAATTAAGAGCTGCCCTTGCAGCGGAAGGAGCTGGGGAACGATCCCGCCTGACCTTCACTCGTACTACTACGTGA
- a CDS encoding ASCH domain-containing protein translates to MNIPSHVQAFWKQFEAAVGRDVSARFYEAFHFDDNEADANELGDLVLQGTKRATASLLWLNEAKNQPVPQVGALSVVTNWQQEPLCVIETIQVDIAPYEEVGEAFAAAEGEGDGSLRYWREVHWLYFSRECARLGKQPSLTMPVVCERFTLAFSSKQ, encoded by the coding sequence ATGAACATCCCAAGTCACGTTCAAGCATTCTGGAAACAGTTCGAAGCTGCCGTGGGCCGGGATGTTTCAGCGCGATTTTATGAAGCGTTTCACTTCGACGACAATGAGGCGGATGCAAACGAGCTGGGTGACTTGGTTTTACAGGGCACGAAACGAGCGACGGCCAGTCTGCTTTGGCTCAACGAAGCGAAAAATCAACCTGTCCCGCAAGTCGGCGCCCTCAGCGTGGTCACGAACTGGCAGCAAGAACCGCTATGCGTCATTGAAACGATCCAGGTGGATATTGCGCCTTACGAGGAAGTGGGTGAGGCCTTTGCCGCTGCTGAAGGCGAAGGGGATGGGTCGCTTCGCTACTGGCGAGAAGTGCACTGGCTGTACTTTTCAAGGGAGTGCGCGCGTCTGGGCAAGCAGCCGAGTTTAACCATGCCGGTTGTTTGTGAGCGTTTTACGCTGGCCTTCTCATCGAAACAATAG
- a CDS encoding histidine phosphatase family protein: MFDTRMAYSADAVKKTRFTLVRHAESLWNATGHWQGHGNPPLSARGFEQAHDCAARFRDSGERIDRLLCSDLLRTRQTAEAIGESLGLIPQPTALLRELAIGRWTGMTRAEIEVADGRLLDAFDSGDPNVRPGGGETRNEIRTRVRAAVERLSVAHAGEHLMLVVHAGVIKALVPEANPANTESVEITLEGIRDARPRVRYDNASLPAANGNSLY; the protein is encoded by the coding sequence ATGTTCGATACCCGAATGGCCTATAGTGCCGACGCCGTGAAGAAAACCCGATTTACCCTTGTGCGACACGCCGAATCCCTGTGGAACGCCACCGGGCACTGGCAGGGTCACGGAAATCCTCCGCTTTCTGCCCGGGGTTTCGAGCAAGCCCATGACTGTGCTGCGCGGTTCAGGGATTCGGGAGAGCGGATCGACCGGCTGCTTTGCAGCGATCTGCTGCGCACCCGCCAGACCGCAGAGGCGATCGGTGAGAGTCTCGGACTCATCCCACAACCCACGGCCCTGCTGCGCGAACTCGCCATTGGACGCTGGACCGGGATGACCCGCGCAGAAATCGAAGTTGCCGACGGTAGACTGCTCGATGCATTTGATTCCGGGGACCCGAACGTTCGCCCCGGCGGAGGCGAAACCCGAAACGAAATCCGAACCCGGGTGCGGGCAGCCGTCGAACGGCTGTCGGTCGCGCATGCGGGGGAGCATCTCATGCTGGTGGTTCACGCCGGAGTGATCAAAGCCCTGGTTCCGGAAGCCAACCCGGCCAACACCGAAAGCGTCGAGATCACCCTCGAAGGGATTCGCGATGCGCGGCCCCGCGTCCGCTACGACAACGCGAGCTTGCCCGCAGCCAACGGCAACAGTCTCTACTGA
- a CDS encoding peroxiredoxin — translation MTSDNVYQLPDDLPAPPDDGAARHLPGTALPDLDLPATNGAVVSLAQLTARTVVYCYPRTGRSGEELPPGWNEIPGARGCTPQACAFRDHHNELQRAGAHVYGLSTQSIEDQREVVDRLHLPFPLLSDASYHLCDALRLPTFEVEGMRLLKRLTMIIESGKIDHVFYPVFPPDRHAEEVLNWLGGIRREGA, via the coding sequence ATGACTTCAGATAACGTCTATCAGCTACCCGACGACTTGCCCGCTCCTCCGGACGACGGTGCAGCGCGGCACTTGCCTGGGACTGCCTTACCGGATCTTGATCTTCCGGCGACCAACGGAGCTGTCGTCTCACTCGCGCAACTGACAGCCCGGACCGTTGTGTATTGCTACCCGCGGACCGGAAGGTCGGGCGAAGAGCTGCCGCCGGGATGGAATGAGATTCCCGGAGCCCGTGGCTGTACTCCGCAGGCATGTGCATTCCGGGATCATCACAATGAACTCCAACGGGCCGGTGCGCACGTCTACGGGCTAAGCACGCAGTCAATCGAAGATCAGCGTGAGGTCGTAGACCGACTGCACCTCCCGTTCCCGCTCTTGAGCGACGCGAGCTACCACCTCTGCGATGCGCTGAGGCTTCCGACCTTTGAAGTGGAGGGGATGAGGCTTCTCAAACGCCTTACGATGATCATCGAGAGCGGCAAAATTGATCACGTCTTCTACCCTGTATTTCCTCCGGATCGTCACGCAGAGGAAGTCTTGAATTGGTTGGGCGGCATCAGAAGAGAAGGAGCGTAG
- a CDS encoding TonB-dependent receptor plug domain-containing protein yields MQHRHLTICLTLFCVCFATASWAEDNDLDDFFEMSLDDLADIEISVASIKAKTIREQFAIVSVITAQEIRATGARDLIDVLWLVPGYHFGVDVEGITGVGIRGFWAYEGKSLITLDGIDIVEYLFGVVPLNEHIPVDMIERIEIIRGPGSAMYGGNAELSVINIVTKGANLNGGFVNFANGTDGDDVSTRVGVAVGGGGDDWHAHLSGSWGTSYLSTSKYTDNDTPPVSINLNGNSDINSLFLTGWGGLQGSRIQDLV; encoded by the coding sequence GTGCAACACCGCCACCTCACCATTTGCCTTACGTTGTTTTGTGTCTGTTTCGCAACAGCTTCCTGGGCTGAAGACAACGATCTCGACGACTTCTTTGAAATGTCGCTGGACGATCTGGCAGACATCGAGATCTCTGTGGCGTCGATCAAAGCCAAGACGATCAGAGAGCAGTTCGCCATCGTGAGTGTGATTACCGCCCAGGAAATCAGGGCCACCGGCGCCCGTGACTTGATCGACGTTCTGTGGCTCGTTCCCGGCTACCACTTCGGAGTTGACGTAGAAGGCATTACCGGCGTGGGGATTCGAGGGTTTTGGGCCTACGAAGGCAAGTCTTTGATCACCCTGGACGGGATCGACATTGTCGAATACCTGTTCGGAGTCGTCCCTCTCAACGAACACATCCCAGTCGACATGATCGAGCGCATCGAAATCATCCGCGGGCCGGGCTCCGCGATGTACGGCGGCAATGCCGAACTTTCGGTCATCAACATCGTGACGAAGGGCGCTAATCTCAACGGCGGCTTCGTGAACTTCGCGAATGGTACCGACGGCGATGACGTCTCCACTCGAGTTGGTGTAGCAGTTGGTGGCGGCGGTGACGATTGGCACGCGCATCTCAGCGGCTCCTGGGGTACGAGCTACCTCTCTACTTCGAAGTACACCGACAACGATACTCCTCCAGTCTCAATCAATTTGAACGGAAATTCCGACATCAATTCTCTCTTCTTGACTGGTTGGGGTGGACTACAAGGATCTCGAATTCAGGATCTTGTATGA
- a CDS encoding serine protease, with the protein MSVSDLATTPAVERAADSVVLVRSGRFDSNGVVVSASGLVLTVSHGVGLGTTWVRLPNGSRVRAEVIYRDELRDMAVLQLPRNRSYPHLELASHHTLKESVVVLGKHRDEEGLTVETGTLVISGINMLQRARAGLQLHTDLEPKNPDQLWRIENGMLHTARIKLGFSGGPLLNLDGKLLGINTATGMYKDRSLTFAISAESYRPHLLHHLHRPHPRGDLPEVSAGSGNTQATEHDDLEGVRSPLIEGLWMVEGLDRLALATGLTPERVESLSKQVASDLHERSTQGDPAIRDLVTWVWKRYLAALEKEHRALKQE; encoded by the coding sequence ATGTCCGTTTCGGATCTGGCGACAACGCCGGCGGTGGAGCGGGCGGCCGACAGCGTCGTGTTGGTGCGATCGGGCCGCTTCGATTCCAATGGTGTCGTGGTCTCAGCCTCCGGCCTTGTGCTCACCGTTAGCCACGGCGTCGGTTTGGGTACGACGTGGGTACGGCTCCCGAACGGTTCCCGCGTGCGCGCCGAGGTCATCTACCGCGATGAACTGCGGGACATGGCGGTGCTGCAGCTACCGAGAAATCGCAGCTATCCCCATCTCGAACTGGCTTCTCATCACACGCTCAAAGAGTCGGTGGTGGTATTGGGTAAGCACCGGGACGAGGAAGGGCTGACAGTGGAAACGGGCACACTCGTCATTTCCGGTATCAACATGCTGCAGCGCGCACGCGCGGGCCTTCAGCTTCACACCGATCTCGAGCCCAAAAACCCCGATCAGCTGTGGCGCATCGAGAACGGCATGCTTCACACCGCACGGATCAAGCTGGGGTTCTCGGGGGGGCCTCTGCTGAACTTGGACGGGAAGCTACTGGGAATCAACACCGCCACTGGAATGTACAAGGACAGGAGCCTGACCTTTGCCATTAGTGCCGAGAGCTACCGGCCACACTTGCTTCATCATCTTCACCGACCTCATCCCCGCGGCGACCTGCCGGAGGTTTCGGCGGGGTCAGGCAACACACAGGCCACCGAGCACGACGATCTGGAGGGGGTTCGCTCTCCTTTGATCGAAGGGCTCTGGATGGTGGAAGGTCTGGATCGATTGGCACTGGCGACGGGTCTTACTCCAGAGCGCGTGGAATCCCTGTCGAAGCAAGTCGCCAGTGATCTTCACGAACGCAGCACACAGGGCGATCCGGCCATACGCGATCTCGTGACCTGGGTGTGGAAACGCTACCTTGCCGCGCTCGAAAAGGAGCACCGTGCGCTGAAGCAGGAATGA
- a CDS encoding MAPEG family protein, which yields MEPQVILFPSVAMFLLTFGVIVRMGLARYLAIQSGAVSIKFFRTYDEGEQPARLHLLSRHVQNHFEVPPLFHLGVIMAFVVGAVSLASVAFAWLFFGVRCFHTYIHLGSNDVSVRFFTFVTSLAALAGLWGCVLFELFQQTA from the coding sequence ATGGAACCGCAGGTCATCCTATTTCCCTCTGTCGCGATGTTCCTTCTCACTTTTGGCGTAATCGTGCGAATGGGGTTGGCGCGGTACCTGGCCATTCAAAGTGGCGCGGTGAGCATCAAGTTCTTCCGGACATACGACGAGGGCGAACAGCCCGCGCGCCTTCATCTCCTCTCGCGTCACGTTCAGAACCATTTCGAAGTTCCACCGCTATTCCACCTGGGCGTAATCATGGCTTTCGTAGTTGGAGCCGTTTCACTGGCATCCGTTGCATTTGCGTGGTTGTTTTTCGGGGTCCGTTGTTTCCACACCTACATTCACCTCGGGTCCAATGACGTCAGCGTCCGCTTCTTCACCTTTGTAACGAGCCTTGCTGCACTCGCAGGTCTTTGGGGCTGCGTCTTGTTCGAGTTGTTCCAACAAACTGCCTGA
- a CDS encoding glutathione S-transferase family protein, with amino-acid sequence MLRLYDYWESGNCYKVRLLLSQLGQPFERVHLDILKDETRQPEFLSKNPNHRVPLVEWPDGRLLAESNAILFCLAEGSPYLPDDSWERAQILQWLFFEQYSHEPYIAVVRFWHFSKTLDENKEALSDKMDGGYDALGVMERHLSSNEFFAANRYSIADVALYAYTHVAQEGGFDLSRFPSVTAWLERVASQQGHVRITDSVGELLAWP; translated from the coding sequence GTGCTGAGGCTCTACGACTACTGGGAATCCGGAAACTGCTACAAGGTCCGCCTGCTGCTCAGTCAGCTCGGGCAGCCCTTCGAACGGGTGCATCTCGACATCCTCAAAGACGAAACACGCCAACCCGAGTTCCTTTCCAAGAACCCGAACCATCGTGTTCCCCTGGTCGAGTGGCCAGATGGCCGGCTCCTCGCCGAGTCGAACGCGATTCTTTTCTGCCTCGCTGAAGGTTCGCCCTATTTGCCCGATGATTCTTGGGAGAGGGCGCAGATCCTTCAGTGGCTCTTTTTTGAACAATACAGTCACGAGCCCTACATCGCGGTCGTGCGTTTCTGGCACTTCTCCAAAACCCTCGATGAAAACAAGGAAGCGTTATCTGACAAGATGGACGGCGGATACGATGCCCTCGGCGTCATGGAGCGACACTTGTCGAGCAACGAGTTCTTTGCTGCCAATCGATACTCCATCGCCGACGTCGCACTTTACGCGTACACCCACGTAGCCCAGGAAGGAGGTTTTGATTTGAGCCGGTTCCCTTCGGTGACAGCGTGGCTTGAAAGAGTGGCGTCTCAACAGGGACATGTACGCATTACAGATTCGGTGGGTGAGCTCCTGGCCTGGCCCTAG
- a CDS encoding carbon starvation protein A, producing the protein MNAALLAVIVLVAFALGYRFYSKFLADVVFQLDASEPVPARELEDGVDYVPTPRHVLWGHHFASIAGAAPIVGPAIAVIWGWLPALIWICVGTLLMGAMHDFSALVISLRHRGRSIGEIAGHVINRRVQVLFLIVISFLIWVVLAVFAFIIATLFKNNPASIFPINVQIVVAMILGWLVYKRGISMLVPSLVGYAILLGAIFIGGDVAAAFPFITEFSITTWVWLLLTYSFAASVMPVWLLLQPRDYLNSHQLVTALVVLTLGLFTLQPTMVAPVINLWPEGAPSMFPFLFVTIACGAISGFHGLVASGTTSKQVSSMTDARAIGYGGMLAEGYLGLLATLAATAGFATAAEWSSHYSSWGAANGLGSKLGAFVEGGARFVGSLGIPVEMAETFMAVVIIAFAATSLDTGARIQRLVLSELGELYGIKVLRNRFIAGGLGIAAALVLAITQGGGKGGLALWPLFGTTNQLVAGVTLLIVSVWLKKLGRPVIYTLVPMILVGGVTAFAMLGNLIDYFTNFEELWLLACAGSVVLVLDIWIMFEGIRVLSNPDADAQ; encoded by the coding sequence ATGAACGCTGCGCTGCTCGCCGTCATCGTTCTCGTCGCGTTTGCCCTCGGCTACCGCTTCTATTCCAAGTTTCTCGCGGACGTCGTGTTCCAGCTCGACGCCAGCGAACCCGTGCCCGCCCGGGAGTTGGAGGACGGGGTCGACTACGTCCCGACCCCCCGGCATGTCTTGTGGGGACACCACTTTGCGTCGATTGCCGGGGCCGCGCCGATTGTCGGGCCCGCGATCGCTGTAATCTGGGGCTGGCTCCCGGCGCTGATCTGGATCTGTGTCGGAACCCTGTTGATGGGGGCCATGCACGACTTCTCGGCTCTGGTCATCAGCCTGCGTCATCGGGGACGCTCGATCGGCGAGATTGCGGGCCATGTAATCAATCGCCGGGTTCAGGTGTTGTTCTTGATCGTGATCTCGTTTCTGATCTGGGTCGTGCTCGCGGTCTTTGCCTTCATCATCGCCACCTTGTTCAAGAACAATCCGGCTTCGATCTTCCCAATCAACGTACAAATCGTGGTGGCCATGATCCTCGGCTGGCTGGTGTACAAGCGCGGGATCTCGATGCTCGTACCCTCGCTGGTGGGATACGCGATCCTACTGGGTGCCATCTTCATCGGCGGTGACGTTGCCGCGGCGTTCCCGTTCATCACCGAATTCTCCATCACGACCTGGGTCTGGTTGTTGCTCACCTATTCGTTCGCGGCTTCAGTCATGCCGGTCTGGTTGCTCCTGCAGCCGCGCGACTACCTGAACTCACACCAACTCGTGACAGCCCTCGTGGTTCTGACCCTCGGCCTCTTCACCCTGCAACCGACCATGGTAGCCCCGGTCATCAACTTGTGGCCCGAGGGTGCGCCGTCGATGTTTCCGTTTCTCTTTGTGACCATCGCGTGCGGCGCAATTTCGGGGTTTCACGGTTTGGTGGCGTCGGGCACGACATCGAAGCAGGTGAGTTCGATGACCGACGCCCGGGCGATCGGCTACGGAGGCATGCTCGCCGAGGGTTACCTGGGTCTGTTGGCCACCCTCGCCGCCACCGCAGGCTTCGCCACCGCGGCCGAGTGGTCGAGCCACTACTCGAGTTGGGGAGCCGCCAACGGGCTGGGCTCGAAGCTCGGCGCCTTTGTCGAGGGCGGAGCTCGCTTTGTCGGCAGCTTGGGGATTCCCGTAGAAATGGCCGAGACCTTCATGGCGGTCGTGATCATCGCCTTCGCCGCCACGTCCCTGGACACAGGCGCGCGAATCCAACGACTTGTGCTCTCCGAACTCGGCGAACTCTACGGAATAAAGGTGCTCCGCAACCGGTTCATCGCCGGCGGGCTCGGCATTGCAGCCGCGTTGGTCCTCGCCATAACCCAGGGTGGTGGCAAGGGCGGGCTCGCATTGTGGCCGCTGTTCGGAACGACGAATCAATTGGTCGCGGGGGTGACATTGCTGATCGTCTCGGTCTGGTTGAAGAAGCTCGGGCGACCGGTGATCTACACGTTAGTCCCCATGATCCTGGTCGGTGGGGTTACGGCCTTCGCCATGCTGGGCAACCTGATCGACTACTTCACCAATTTCGAAGAACTGTGGCTGCTCGCATGCGCGGGGTCGGTTGTCCTGGTGCTCGACATCTGGATCATGTTCGAAGGCATCCGCGTACTCTCGAACCCCGACGCCGACGCTCAGTAG
- a CDS encoding fused MFS/spermidine synthase yields the protein MGIGVLAAILVVADVGLSLRESEGLIWRERSFFGVLRVMETGDGDTRQRLLRHGSTAHGLQFLEPPKMRFPTSYYGRVTPLGAWMFMRAPESKRRIGVVGLGVGTIAAYGRPGDLIRFYEIDPGVVHVAGPDGLYRYLSDSAATVEVELGDARLALEEEQAEGRRQDFDLLVIDAFSSDSIPAHLMTQEAFEGYRAALADSGMIAVHVSNRHLQLKNVVSRLFGSIGFSSVHLSTYAVPRYQSKRTDWVFASERPVQLIDLQIALGKLHQRFHLGENSYQVSRLRSSELGSIPL from the coding sequence TTGGGCATCGGTGTGCTCGCCGCGATTCTGGTCGTTGCGGATGTGGGCCTCTCGCTTCGCGAATCGGAGGGTCTCATCTGGAGAGAACGCAGCTTCTTCGGGGTTTTGCGTGTGATGGAAACCGGTGACGGGGACACTCGGCAGCGCCTCCTGCGACATGGATCCACCGCCCATGGTCTCCAGTTCCTCGAGCCCCCGAAGATGCGTTTTCCGACGTCTTACTACGGCCGGGTGACACCCCTCGGCGCCTGGATGTTTATGCGTGCCCCGGAATCGAAGCGGCGAATCGGTGTGGTCGGCCTGGGAGTCGGCACCATTGCCGCCTACGGGCGCCCTGGAGATCTCATTCGCTTCTACGAGATCGACCCCGGAGTGGTCCACGTGGCTGGCCCCGACGGTCTCTATCGCTATCTCTCGGACTCGGCCGCCACCGTCGAAGTCGAATTGGGAGACGCGCGCCTGGCTCTCGAAGAAGAGCAAGCGGAAGGACGCCGACAGGATTTCGACCTGCTCGTGATCGATGCTTTCAGCAGCGATTCCATCCCCGCTCATCTGATGACCCAGGAGGCCTTCGAGGGTTATCGGGCAGCGCTCGCGGATTCCGGCATGATCGCAGTGCATGTGTCGAACCGACATCTCCAACTGAAGAACGTCGTGTCCAGACTGTTCGGGTCGATCGGATTTTCGAGCGTCCATCTGTCGACCTACGCGGTCCCCCGCTATCAGAGTAAACGCACAGATTGGGTCTTCGCGAGCGAAAGGCCGGTGCAGCTGATCGATCTTCAAATCGCTCTGGGCAAGCTCCACCAGCGGTTTCATCTCGGCGAGAATTCGTATCAAGTCAGTCGACTGAGATCGAGTGAACTCGGATCCATCCCGCTCTGA
- a CDS encoding VOC family protein encodes MLDIEGVNHIGIRVRDKSRSVSFYESLGFVQIADAGFAEGHPIIMRHPSGVVLNLLGPATSAGDSNVLMDISEKHPGYTHIALTVSSLSKARDFAAAQGIEITGSFSFGEMSAIFIRDPDRNVIELDSYGNSVGDETEGYSNHP; translated from the coding sequence GTGCTTGATATCGAGGGTGTCAACCACATCGGAATCCGGGTCAGGGACAAATCGCGGTCCGTCTCGTTCTACGAGTCTCTCGGCTTCGTACAAATTGCCGATGCAGGTTTTGCTGAAGGGCATCCCATCATCATGCGGCACCCCAGTGGAGTCGTTTTGAACCTGTTGGGTCCCGCAACCTCGGCTGGGGATTCGAATGTTCTCATGGATATCAGCGAGAAGCACCCGGGCTACACGCATATTGCGCTTACCGTCTCTTCGCTTTCAAAAGCCCGCGACTTTGCCGCAGCGCAGGGTATAGAAATCACGGGGTCTTTCTCGTTTGGTGAGATGTCGGCGATCTTCATTCGGGACCCCGATCGCAATGTCATCGAGCTCGACTCTTATGGCAATTCAGTCGGAGACGAAACTGAGGGATACTCGAATCACCCATAG
- a CDS encoding VanZ family protein, producing the protein MNPPDPTSHSRAVRSWIWAALWAAFIWALGTEYLSMESTSRFLGQLIQWLLPNVSQVDSELVQFYVRKTAHVAEYAVLAVLILRALSAGRRPAIIRPALAALGLATAFAAADETRQSLSAVRLGSVWDVALDGFGAAAGIVLLLLCTRVWKRRGLVDWAPGISKTVSAEDTHTGAAE; encoded by the coding sequence GTGAACCCACCCGATCCCACAAGCCACTCGCGCGCCGTCCGGTCCTGGATCTGGGCAGCCCTATGGGCAGCGTTCATCTGGGCGCTCGGAACCGAATATCTATCCATGGAGAGCACGTCCCGCTTCCTCGGCCAGCTGATCCAATGGCTGCTCCCAAACGTTTCCCAGGTCGATAGCGAGCTGGTGCAGTTCTATGTCCGCAAGACCGCACACGTCGCGGAATACGCCGTGCTGGCCGTGCTGATCCTGCGCGCGCTGTCGGCGGGGCGGCGGCCTGCAATCATCAGGCCTGCACTCGCCGCCCTGGGGCTCGCCACTGCCTTTGCCGCCGCGGATGAAACGCGTCAGAGTCTCTCGGCGGTTCGGCTGGGGTCGGTCTGGGACGTTGCTCTCGATGGGTTTGGGGCGGCGGCCGGAATCGTCCTTCTTCTATTATGTACGCGAGTTTGGAAACGAAGGGGGTTGGTAGATTGGGCTCCGGGGATCTCAAAGACTGTGTCCGCTGAGGACACCCACACAGGAGCTGCCGAATGA
- a CDS encoding GFA family protein has translation MILGSCLCGAIRYELTQEPVWAHNCHCQRCRKIRGSAFASNLFVPLESFRYTQGEELLRSYKLPEAERFTHVFCDECGSSLPFRNEARGLAVIPMGSLDDDPGHTPQAHIFVGSKATWFTITDQLPQHRFNLGED, from the coding sequence GTGATTTTGGGTAGCTGCCTTTGCGGAGCAATTCGCTACGAGCTCACTCAGGAGCCGGTCTGGGCTCATAACTGCCATTGCCAGCGTTGTCGGAAGATTCGCGGGAGTGCGTTCGCATCGAATCTGTTCGTTCCACTCGAGTCCTTTCGCTATACGCAGGGCGAGGAGCTCCTCAGATCCTACAAACTACCCGAGGCAGAACGCTTTACTCACGTGTTTTGCGACGAGTGCGGGTCTAGCCTTCCATTCCGAAATGAAGCGCGAGGACTTGCCGTCATCCCGATGGGTAGTCTCGATGACGACCCTGGCCATACGCCACAGGCGCACATCTTCGTCGGATCCAAGGCGACGTGGTTCACGATCACGGATCAACTGCCGCAGCACCGATTCAATCTCGGGGAGGACTGA